One Candidatus Nitronauta litoralis genomic window, GGTCAGGAAAATCTGTTTTCCAATTACCGTTGCCATGAAACTTTCGCGAGGTCCGGGCTTCCTTCCCCGGTATTCAAAAAAACGCCGGTTGATATCCTGCACATCCGCTCCGTTTTCTTCCCAAACAGCCTTGGGATCTTTCAGCCAACGGGTCAACCATTCACGGCTGTGGCGATTTTTCACTCCTTTGAGTCCGGGGCATATAGGCTTGAATACCGTTCCCGGATTTTCTATTCGATGACAGAGCTTGCATTTCTTTTCGCTGAACAATTTCTGACCGATGGCAGGGTCGGCTTGCGCCGGTGTGACCCCGATCAGAAATGAAAGCACGATCGTGTATTTTACCACTAAAGATAAGCGAGGCATAGCCGGGTGAATTACCGCGAATTGTGGAGGAGGATAGCCCCCTTTTACCAGGGAAGAACCCATCACTAGGTATTTTTGAGTTATCTGGAAAAAGGCTAACATCTTGAAGGGTTGGTTGCAAACAACTCCCCGGGTTCTGGATGGAAAATCAACCCCCTACCGAGGCTCTGAAATGTTCCCGGTCTGGAGAGTATTCAGGAAAACGCCCAGCGGGGATACGTTTGACTCGCCAAAGCCCGTGTGGGACAATCCGACGCCCATGCCAAAAGCCCTTATGTTTGAATCTGATAGCCTCCGATCACTCCGGTTTTTACCGGGGCTCTGCCTGTTTGCCTCGGGTGCCGCCAGCCTGACCTATGAGTTGGTCTGGATCCGCCAGTTGTCACTGGTCTTTGGCGGAACCCTATATGCCATCTCCACAGTGTTGTGCGCTTTTATGACGGGACTCGCTTTGGGCTCCTGGCTGGTTTCCCTTTGGTTGAAACGGAGCCAACCCCGAAACCTGTTTCTGTTATATGGAACACTGGAAGCCCTGATCGGGATTTACGGCCTTGTCTTCCCCTGGTTGCTGGAAGCCACCACCCCCCTGTACCCATTATTGGTCTCAATCGCGGGCGAGGGACCCGGCCTCTACTTTCTGGAATTTTTATGGGGCACACTGTTAATGCTCCCATCAACTTTTCTGATGGGTGCCACGCTACCCGTGCTGGGAACCTGGTCAGTAGGGCAACGCACCGATTCGATTCTGTCTAATGTCTCCTGGCTATATGGGATGAATACCGCCGGAGCCGTAGCGGGTTGTCTCTTCACCCAGTTTCTCACCATAAAGTGGCTGGGGATCGCAGGAGCCAATCTGGTCGCGGTCATTTTGAACGGGCTCGTATTTTTATTGTGTCGACTGTTCAATCCTTCGAACGAAAGTTCTGACCCACCAAAAAAACCTGCCCGGCAAAGCCAGGATATTTCTGTCACCCCAAAAGCCAGTTGGTGCCTGCTCGGGTTATTTGCCTTCTCGGGGCTGGTGGCGTTATCGGCCGAAATATTGTGGACCCGTGTCCTGGTCATTCCCCTGGGATCTTCTCTTTATTCTTTTGCGTTGATTCTGGCGGCTTTTCTTTTTGGTATCGCTTTTGGAAGTCTTGTTGCGGATCGTTTATTTAAAAATCATTCCCGGATCAAAACCTTTTTAATTCTTGAAGGGAGTCTTGGCCTTCTCGGGCTCCTGATGATTCCCCTGTTTGACCAGATCACTCCCCTCACCTCCTGGCTGGATGCCCATTTCTATGACACTGGAAATACTGCATTCAAGACCCTGACCCTTCGTTCAGCAGTTGCCTTCCTGCTCATGTTTCCCCCCGCATTTGGTTTCGGTCTGATCTTTCCAATTGCAAACCAGATCCACCTGTCGTTGTTTGAAAACGTCTCCACCACCATGGGCGGAAGTTATGCGGTGAATACCATCGGGTCGATCCTCGGCACCGTCCTCACGCCTTTCGTATTTATTCCGCTCTGGGGAATCGAACGGTCTCTTTTCATTTTATTCGGTAGCCTGCTTCTGATGACCTGCCTGATTGTGCTGTTCATTCCGGAATTTAAAAAAAGAGCGCGGACCGTTCCTGCATTCGCAATCATTGTTATTGCTCTGGGATTCTGGATTATCAAACCCGGCATTGCTACCGACCAGCTGGGCAAAAATAACCTCTCTCGAATTGATCATGGCAGTTCATCTCGCGAATTAAAGCTGGTGGACTACCTGGAAGGAGATTTTTCGACCCTGAGCGTTGTTGAGGATAAGAAGAAAAAAACCCGAACCCTGTTCGTCAACGGATTCAGCACCGCCACCGTATCCGAACAATTTGGCGGCACCTCTTATATGCAGGCTATGGGGTTTGTTCCCATGATGCTGCACCCGAAGCCAAAGGATGCATTGGTTATTTGCTTCGGGACTGGCAATACAATCGGGACGGTAGCCTCGTTTCCCGAGGTTCAGGTCGATGGTGTGGAAATCGACCGCAACGTTTTGTCAATGGCGCACTGGTTTTCCGAATGGAATGGGGATGTTCGCAACAAAAGCAATGTCAATTTTTACATACAGGACGGACGGCAGTTCGTCCAATGGAGCGAAAAAAAATATGACGTTATCACTCTCGAACCCATGCATCCAGCCCATGCAGGAGTGGCGCATTTGTATTCCAGTGAATTTTATGAACAGGCCCGGGGCCGTCTGAATCCTGGCGGAATCATGATGCAATGGTTGCCATTGCACCTGTTAAACAGTGAAGATTCCCTGGCGGTTTTAAAAACCTTTAAACAATCGTTTCCGCACACCACACTCTGGAACAGTTACCTGACACGGATCGTCTTGCTTGTTGGTTCCGATCAACCCTTAAAACTGGATCCACAAAACTTTTTGAACCGTATGCAGAACCCTGATGTTGGGCGGGCCGGAGGAGAAATAGGAGTGAGGTCGTTTCTGGATTTCCTCGATTTTTATATCACCGATGCCGACTACCTAAATCCTATTTTGGAAGGCTCCAGCTTAATCACGGACAACCGTCCCATACTTGAGCATTCGGCAGTCAATCTCCTGCCACCTTTCGCCAGAGAAACAGATGAAACGTTTCTCAATTTTCTATTGGGAAGAATCGGGAAGTTTCCGAATGTAATCGGATTAACCTCGAACAACAAAACTCTTTTAAGGTCTGAGTTTGAAAAACGAACGGCCCAGCGATTATCTGTTTTTTCGCAACGGTATCAGGGACCCGGTACCCAGGCGTTTCAATCAAAAAGCTACAGTGAAGGCCTGCAAGCTGTTTCTGATTTTATGGAGAAAAAGAGTGGGAAATGGATCGGGCTTTCAGATGCCGGGTGGAAAGAAAAGGGTGTTGGCGGAGATGGATAACGAATCAGCGGCGTTTTTTGTATTTCTTTTTTGCAGCAACCCCGCTGAACATATCGCGGATAATGTTATAAACAAACAAAAATACGAACAACAGAACCAAGCCTATCCCAAAATAAAGTACCGACCCGAAAAACGCACCTGAAGCCTTGCCCTTGTCAAAACCGAACACATTATCCACCTCGGCTTTAAAAGAATTGACATAGCCCATGACCCAATCACTTACCCGGTTCCAGGTATCGCTGGCTGTATCAGAAGCCCCTGACAACTTATCTTTTGCTTTTTTGGAAGCATCACTCTGGTTGTCTTCACCAGAACTTGTCGCCTGAGCAATCTGCACTACAGGTTCACCATATGCAAACGGGGCATATAAAGGGGCCGACCAGATAATGCCCGTCAGGAGGCTAATCATCAAAATGGATAAAGGTGATCGTGTCAATGCTCCCCCAGAATAAAAAACGATAACTCATAAAACATTCATATTATATTGTGGACCCGGACAGACCCTTATGTCCACTACATAATGATATCTTGAATTCTAGCGAACGATTCTGTTTTTTTTATACTTTCCTGAGTCTCCTCGTTGAGACCATTGCCAAAAATATCCAGGTACTCAAGGCCGGTGAGGGTCATGGACTCGCTGAGAGCTTGTGCTCCTTCCGGCCCAATCTGGTTTTGAGCCAGGTCGAGTCGTTTTAACTCGGACAAATACAACGACTCGGACAAGGCCCGCGCCCCTTCAGCTCCCACTTTATTTTTCCAAAGGTTGAGCCGCTTGAGTCGTGAAAAGTTTGCCGAGCTGGCCAGTATCCTGGCTCCCTCGTCTCCAATTGTGTTTCGGTGCAAATGCAAATCTTCCAACTGTGTCAGAACCCGTGATTCGGCCAAAGCCCGTAAACCATCGTCGGTGATCTCATTTCTCTCAAGATTGAGTTCACGGACATTTTTCAACTCCTCCTGCTCCGCCAGAAAACGCAAGCCCTCATCACCTATATATTTAATATGCAGGTCCAGGACGGTCCCGTCCTCGCTCAAACATTGTTTCACCAGCACTTCTATCGGCTGATCGTTAAACGGTTGGTTCATGATTTACCTTTTCGTTTGGGTTGTTTCTTTTCCAGAACTTCAAGACGGTCACGAAACGATTTATTTTCTTTCAGGACACCATCGAGTTCCTCACGCAACTCTTTTAGTTCCGCTGGTTTTTTAGCGGAAGCCAGCAGGGCCTGAACAGCGTCTCCGGCCCTTCGACATAACCGACCATCAGCCTCGTTGGATTCCACTTCGCGGAGTATTGGCAAAGCGGATAAGTCATCCATCATTTGTAAAGCCTGAATAGCCCACAATTTTCCTCGGAAAACAGCTGCCGGGGTTCCCCGCTTTTCCCGGGCAAAGCGACGGAAACAATCCAACGCTTCAGATTTTAATTGTGAATGGGTTTTCGCAAGCTTTGCCATGGCCATCATGGCCGCCGCACGACTCATTTTTGCCGCCCCGTAGTCCGCGTGTGCTACAAGCATCTGCCAGCAGTCTGGATCTTCAAGGGCTCCCAAAGCTGACAGGGCTGCAGACTGGGCCATATCGTTGTGCGAAGGGCGAGACAATCCTTCTTCAATAAATTCCCTCAAAGTCGGGTCTTTCATTTTTCCCAAAGATCGATACGCCTCAGCCTCTACACGGTACGAAGGATCCTCAGTCGCCTTTTTTAGAGCTTTCACCACCTTCGGGTCATCGCGAAAATTGCCCAGGGCGCGCACAATACCATGGCGGATTTTGGGAGACGTCGATTTTAATCCACGCAGCAAACCATCTCGCGCCGCATCTCCTCCGATTTTTGCCAACGCGGCAGCAATCCGGCATCCAACACCCCAGAAAGATTCCCGCCGTAGCCTGTCGGACAACAGGCTCACATCTTCATTCGACGGACTACGTGTCAGGGTCTCTGCAGCCTGGATTCTTCCTATGGGGTCCTCATCCCGCTTAAGCTGTTCGCGCACCATGGGCCGAGGACAATCCAGCTTCACCTTTTTACAGGGAACCGTATAGTCAGGATCCAGCCTGAAATAAAGCGGCTTCCGTTTTAGTTTGAATAAAAACTTTTCTTCTTTTCTGGTGATGCTGATGGGAATCCTTTCCTCACCCCGTTGGGTGTAAAAAGCCACCTCAAGGTCAAGATTGAAAAGTAAGGATTCGTTTTTCTTATCACTCCTCTGGGTCTGCCGTACATCGACAGTTGCCATTGATGTAGCAGAATCCCAGGCAAACTTTATCTCAAGTACAGGGTAGCCCCCACGATGGATCCATTGACCACGCCAGTCATCATAATTACGATGGGTGGCCTCTTCCAGGCAGCGGAACAGATCGACCGTCTCTACCAGTCCAAACTCGTGGCGCTTGAGGTAAAGGGAGAGAGCCTCTCTGAATTTGGGCTCCGTTACTCTGGTCTTCAGATGATGTAAACGCACCGCCCCACCGGGATAAAGATGCGCGTCGAATAAATCAATGGGTTCTTTATATATATGGGTGACGATCGGGCGACGGTATTTATTATCCTCGGCAAAATATGTTTCGGCATCCTCAAGAAGCTGGTAGCGAAACTCCTCCTCCCCCTTCGATTCGCGAGTGTAAAGCGCATCAAAATAGGTTGCGAACGATTCATGTAACCAGGCATGCGCCCAGCTCCTCGCCGTCAGTACATTACCGAACCAGGTATGAGCCGCCTCGTGCGCGACCAGTCCATCGGAATCAATATCGAGCGCGGCGCGGTCGTCATGTAAAGTGAGGTCAGTCTGGGTGGTGACGGTGAAGTTTTCCATGCCTCCAAAAATAAATTCCGGGACGGCAATCTGCGTGTAATGGGGATAAGGGTAGCGGTATCCCGTGTAGTTGGAAAAAAACTTCACCATGCGACCGGTATCCTTGAAAGCGTTGCGGCCTTCCTTCTCTCGACCAGGCTGCACATACCAGATGATATCCACTCCATCCTGTTTTTTCTTAAATTCTGAAAATTCTCCGGCAACTATTGAAAGCAGATAGGTTGAATAGGGCTTTTCCATTTTGTAATGAAAAAAGGATTCTTTGGCGGTTTTCTTTTTCTTCAACAAGCGACCATTGGAAAGACCAAACATGCCCGGAGGCAAGTGCAGCATCACTTCTGTTGTCTGCTTGAAGTTGGGCTGGTCGAAACAGGGAAAATAATACTTGGAATCTTCATCCTGCCCCTGCGACCAAACGGTTTTAAACCGATCAGGGTAAAAAGGATCCGCTTTTGTAAAGTAAATACCGGCCACTGGACGGGTCACAGAATGCTGGATTTCAATGTCAAGGCGATCGCCTTTTTTTACCGATGCTGGTAATGGTATTAGAAGATGTTGATCCGTATTTTCAAACTCAACCTTCCGACCGCGCACCCGGACCCGTTCAACCTCAAGCTGCATGGCATCTAATCGCAACTCCCTTGTTTCAGGGTCCTGGACCTCAATTTTGTGGGTAGTGGTGCCCCAAACTCGCTCCTGCTCCCAGTCAAAGCTTAGATCAAGCTTAAGGTGTACCGGACGCAAAGGTACATCCGGGGCATAGTGGGGCTTTGCATCAGCACCCGCGAAGGCCTGTCGATCAAGCAGCCCCCAGTGCTCGGAATGCCCTTCAAGATAATGAAATTTGCAGATTTTTGTACCGGTCACTGGACTCTATTACTTTTAGTTCGGGAAGTGTAAAATGGATTGAGAGAATGTCTCAAATAATGCGAGATTTTTTCACTCAGTTGAATGCAACATTGTAACGACCGACCTTCTAAAGTCAACCAAACCCTGATGAATTAGGCCTTAATATGGTAGAGACCGGCACTTTCAACTCTTCTCCCGAAATTCTGACCCGGATTGCTGCACTTAAAATCCATGCCACCCGTCTGGTTGAAGGGTTGTTATCGGGACAGCATAAAAGTCCCCACAAGGGTTCCAGTGTGGAATTCGCAGAGTACAAGGATTACACACCCGGCGACGATATACGGCATATCGACTGGAAGGTTGTGGGAAAAACCGACAAATACCATGTGAAACAGTTTGAGCAGTCCACCAATCTCAAGTGCAACATCCTGCTCGATGCCAGCGGCTCCATGGCCTATGAATCCCCGATCAAGGATTCAATTGCCATGAACAAAGCGGACTACGCAAGAACCCTGGTCGCCGCCCTGTCTTATTTGCTTTTAAAGCAATACGATGCGGTAGGGCTGATCACATTCAACGACCGGGTGTCAGACCACATCCCTCCTCGTTCCAAGCCCTCCCATTTCCAACCAATTCTTTATAGTGTGGGACAAACCGAATTTTCAGGTGAAACCCGGATTAAACACACTGTTGAAGAATTGATAGAAGGGTTGCCCCGGCGCGGAATGCTGGTTATGGTATCGGATCTTTTATCCCGTGACGACGATGTTCTCAAAACACTAAAACTGATTTCCAGCAAGGGCCTTGAGGTTATTCTGTTTCATATACTACATCCGGATGAGGTTCTATTCCCATTTGATGGCGACATTGTTTTTGAATCCCTGGAAGACGATCCACCCATCGGGCTTGATCCGGTCGAAATTCGTCAGCAGTATCAAGATTTGATTCAGGACATGATCCGGCACTATCGGCACCATTGCCCCTCTCTTGGAATCGATTACCAGTTCACTCAAACTGATACGCCACTGGACCAGGTGC contains:
- a CDS encoding spermine synthase, with protein sequence MFESDSLRSLRFLPGLCLFASGAASLTYELVWIRQLSLVFGGTLYAISTVLCAFMTGLALGSWLVSLWLKRSQPRNLFLLYGTLEALIGIYGLVFPWLLEATTPLYPLLVSIAGEGPGLYFLEFLWGTLLMLPSTFLMGATLPVLGTWSVGQRTDSILSNVSWLYGMNTAGAVAGCLFTQFLTIKWLGIAGANLVAVILNGLVFLLCRLFNPSNESSDPPKKPARQSQDISVTPKASWCLLGLFAFSGLVALSAEILWTRVLVIPLGSSLYSFALILAAFLFGIAFGSLVADRLFKNHSRIKTFLILEGSLGLLGLLMIPLFDQITPLTSWLDAHFYDTGNTAFKTLTLRSAVAFLLMFPPAFGFGLIFPIANQIHLSLFENVSTTMGGSYAVNTIGSILGTVLTPFVFIPLWGIERSLFILFGSLLLMTCLIVLFIPEFKKRARTVPAFAIIVIALGFWIIKPGIATDQLGKNNLSRIDHGSSSRELKLVDYLEGDFSTLSVVEDKKKKTRTLFVNGFSTATVSEQFGGTSYMQAMGFVPMMLHPKPKDALVICFGTGNTIGTVASFPEVQVDGVEIDRNVLSMAHWFSEWNGDVRNKSNVNFYIQDGRQFVQWSEKKYDVITLEPMHPAHAGVAHLYSSEFYEQARGRLNPGGIMMQWLPLHLLNSEDSLAVLKTFKQSFPHTTLWNSYLTRIVLLVGSDQPLKLDPQNFLNRMQNPDVGRAGGEIGVRSFLDFLDFYITDADYLNPILEGSSLITDNRPILEHSAVNLLPPFARETDETFLNFLLGRIGKFPNVIGLTSNNKTLLRSEFEKRTAQRLSVFSQRYQGPGTQAFQSKSYSEGLQAVSDFMEKKSGKWIGLSDAGWKEKGVGGDG
- a CDS encoding M1 family metallopeptidase, yielding MTGTKICKFHYLEGHSEHWGLLDRQAFAGADAKPHYAPDVPLRPVHLKLDLSFDWEQERVWGTTTHKIEVQDPETRELRLDAMQLEVERVRVRGRKVEFENTDQHLLIPLPASVKKGDRLDIEIQHSVTRPVAGIYFTKADPFYPDRFKTVWSQGQDEDSKYYFPCFDQPNFKQTTEVMLHLPPGMFGLSNGRLLKKKKTAKESFFHYKMEKPYSTYLLSIVAGEFSEFKKKQDGVDIIWYVQPGREKEGRNAFKDTGRMVKFFSNYTGYRYPYPHYTQIAVPEFIFGGMENFTVTTQTDLTLHDDRAALDIDSDGLVAHEAAHTWFGNVLTARSWAHAWLHESFATYFDALYTRESKGEEEFRYQLLEDAETYFAEDNKYRRPIVTHIYKEPIDLFDAHLYPGGAVRLHHLKTRVTEPKFREALSLYLKRHEFGLVETVDLFRCLEEATHRNYDDWRGQWIHRGGYPVLEIKFAWDSATSMATVDVRQTQRSDKKNESLLFNLDLEVAFYTQRGEERIPISITRKEEKFLFKLKRKPLYFRLDPDYTVPCKKVKLDCPRPMVREQLKRDEDPIGRIQAAETLTRSPSNEDVSLLSDRLRRESFWGVGCRIAAALAKIGGDAARDGLLRGLKSTSPKIRHGIVRALGNFRDDPKVVKALKKATEDPSYRVEAEAYRSLGKMKDPTLREFIEEGLSRPSHNDMAQSAALSALGALEDPDCWQMLVAHADYGAAKMSRAAAMMAMAKLAKTHSQLKSEALDCFRRFAREKRGTPAAVFRGKLWAIQALQMMDDLSALPILREVESNEADGRLCRRAGDAVQALLASAKKPAELKELREELDGVLKENKSFRDRLEVLEKKQPKRKGKS
- a CDS encoding cytochrome c, whose product is MPRLSLVVKYTIVLSFLIGVTPAQADPAIGQKLFSEKKCKLCHRIENPGTVFKPICPGLKGVKNRHSREWLTRWLKDPKAVWEENGADVQDINRRFFEYRGRKPGPRESFMATVIGKQIFLTDEEIRNLIDYLESL
- a CDS encoding DUF58 domain-containing protein codes for the protein MVETGTFNSSPEILTRIAALKIHATRLVEGLLSGQHKSPHKGSSVEFAEYKDYTPGDDIRHIDWKVVGKTDKYHVKQFEQSTNLKCNILLDASGSMAYESPIKDSIAMNKADYARTLVAALSYLLLKQYDAVGLITFNDRVSDHIPPRSKPSHFQPILYSVGQTEFSGETRIKHTVEELIEGLPRRGMLVMVSDLLSRDDDVLKTLKLISSKGLEVILFHILHPDEVLFPFDGDIVFESLEDDPPIGLDPVEIRQQYQDLIQDMIRHYRHHCPSLGIDYQFTQTDTPLDQVLRYYLLKRRSLFKA